The window CAACCCTTCATTGGTTAATCTCAATTCTCTATTCACAGCAGTTACATGCACTAGCAGCTTTGTGGCGTCTTTTCAGGTACCGCTTCAGCATTTCTCATTTAGGATTTGATTGGCTCCTGCAATCCAGTCGTTATTGTAAACTAAAATCATATTTACAGTGTTGTGTATAGTGCAAGTATAGTAGTCCCATGAGTGTCATAATGGATCATTGCTACCATGTAGTAGAACCAGTTAAGAGGCTGATTTGagcctttttctttgaagTTGTATTAATCTGACCTTGAATGACTTTGGCACCTGCTGAAGGCAGTGTTTTTGTACATAGTGGTGCagcaaaaactgaaaaattaaatagaaaaGCTTAAGCATATTAATAGATCATTGCAGGTCCTAATAAACATTGATCTCTACATCTGATAATGCTGAAATATGGCTGTCATAAGATGTCATGGATTGTATTAGAGAGAGTGGGGAAAAATGATCTTGTGAGgattttcttttcatgtttTGAAGAACATAATTTGGCCTGCTATATTCTATCTCAATCAAAGTGTTTTATAAGGTCAATTTGTCTAGAATCCTATTTCAGTTTAAAATACTGGTTGCTTGGAAGAAGGGATCCCATGCTCTTGAAAGGCTagcatttttcttctttacatcCCTCattaatatcattattttgttttgcgTCTGTTATAGCCCTACAGCTTTTAGCTGATAGAATTTAAAAggcatacaatttttttttattagaagTAAACTATGCCATGCCATATATCAGATATCaatgaattaatttctttgttgAAAGCTGTTCTAAGAGCTGCTGTACTGTTGGCAGGGGACGAAAGTGGAATCCTCTTCGTCAAAGATTAGATAGCTTTGACTACACTGTGAAACAACATGTTGTTGGATCTCTTTTATTTACACCACTTTTGCTTCTTTTGCCAACAACCTCtgttttctatattttcttcaCTATTATGAACACAGCCATCAGCCTTAGCTGTATGTGCATTGAAGTCATCATATCTGTTATCCATGCTACTCCTTATATTAAAATTGTTCTTCGGTTGATAAAACCAAGAAGATGTCCATCAGGGATATGGTTTGAAGTCATAGCCTGTCAAAGTAATAGCAGTGATTCTCCATGGAGTACTTCTATTGATAAAACCAATTTGCCATTTGAAGAGGTGCCACAAAAAGAGGATAGAAATAGTATAATATCCAgtgttttgatttcaattctCCACAGCAATTATTTGAGCATCGGTGAGGCCTCTTATTCTCAGAAAGTCATTGATATTCATTGGAGGAAAAATTCTTGAGTATAAGCCATTTGTGTAAAAACCAGAAAGGACCTAATGCTTGAGAAGGGCTTAGTTCTCCATTCAGGATTCTTTTGGCTTTTCCCTCCAAAACTTGGAGGGAGAAAGGAACAAAAAACTAGTTAGTGAAATTTAAAGTAATGATAAGTTCTCCCATGATGCAATTTGACAAATCTTAAAGATCTCCTTTTAACTTTTCATCTGCCAACTGAATATGAGAGTCTTTTAGGTCCTTGTTTGCTTGGGTTCTGATTGGAATGTTTAGTGCTAATCATAATGGAAAAAATCTTACAGGACACATGGTCTTACCTCACTATAGAAAAGCTTATTCCGAAGTTTCTGGATCATATTTTGCCACATCAGTTCTTGGTCTTCTTAGTGGTAACAAGTAAGTTGATTTACTATATTTAGGCATTCTGATTGTTCTGGGCTTTCGCATTATATTCTAAACTTGACTTCTCTACCTTCTATCCCCTCTTCTTTCCAGAATTGCATCTACTTTGGGAGCCACACTGCCCTCAACAATGCCATGGTTGTTTATCCCACACAAAGAATATTGGTGCCTCTGTCGTAATGTGATTCTTGCGTGCAATGTAGATTGCAACAATCATTGATGTCATGATTTAATAACCCCTTCATTGTACCTAACTGGAGTATTTGAATTTTGTTGCAGTCTTTAAGCTGTTTTTGATTATATAGAGAATTTTGGTGGGACATAAGCTtcatcttctttttgttttggttcAAACTTGGGCGTTAGAATTAACTATAACAGATTTAGGACATGAGGGGTAGTGTCCAAGGAGATCagttaaaacaaaaaaaaatgaaaaacggGAAATTTATGTTGGTCAGCCATTTATTAGGAATCATTTGTTTGTTGCTACAGATTGTgcatattaattaattatatttccAGTTCGGTTTTGGCATAAATTTGTTTACCAAGCTTTTAACTGTACTATGATCGCTTCTCCATTTCTTGATTGAAAATAGTGTGACATTAACACTGTTGGATAGGATGGGATATAGAGAGAAGAGACAAAGGtaagaaaagtaaagaaattaGTGAGTTGTTTCCTCCCACtctcttcattttatttctctcttcCTCCTACCAAACCTAGTGTTAATGTGTACAATGCTAGTTTGTCATCAGTGTTAGCTATTTTTGTTCGCTCTGGATTGCCAATAATTGGTTATGGTATGCTCGCAGGATGATGGcttcatattttcatttgATGACAGATTGATTTTATTCAGAAGAATCTCCCATATTATGATTTGTAAACCACTGCTTTGGATTGTTGAAAGATGGATTAGACGGGGACTTTTCAATTGATCATGGCTAAAGTAAAtgatatcaaaatcaaatacccAATTCGAAGTATATTAAGATGAACGTTACTCTAAAGTGCATAAGCAGCTCAATCACAATTTACATTCATTTCTAGTTAATGAAAATTGAGAAATGAAATCTTATTCTACACAAAAATGTGTAAAAATGGAGACTTGGGAGAAAAGCCTTGAATAGAAAGCTGAGGTTTCGGGGTTGTCCTTCCAACAATTTTATTCggtatacaaaatttgaggCCAATGGAATAATACATCAAGGACCAGGAACAGGAAGAAAGGGAAATGGAGCGATTGAGGCATATGCTACAGGTGGGCGTGCTTGTGGACCACCTGTGAAATGCCTCGTTTTCTTCTTCTGATCATCTTCGCTTACATCTTGCAAGGAAGATGAAAGCTCAATATACCTGTCAGGATTATCTGCAAGGCCTCGCTGTTCATCAGAGAGACGATGAAATAGGAGACCTGACATAAATACAGGAAGATACAAAAGGCTAGCATAGAACATCCTTCTTGCTTTTTGAGTGGTCCGGTCACGGTAAAATGAAAATGCTGCAGCACTTATTGCTAGAGTGATAAGCGATGATTCAACACAAAACCACCCAGAAGCCACACCCCCTGCAGAAAGAATTTCACTTAGCTTATATGAAGACATAAAAATGAGAATGAAATCTAACGCATATAGTCCACACTCATCTACTGTAGTAATTAAGATAGTTCAAGACAAATTATTTGTTTGACAAACAGAATTCTGATTCAGGTTATAAATTTTTGGTTCATATCACTATAACACTAAATCCAGTAATCggaaattttaataaatataaatgagagctaatggaaaaaaaaacctagcAAGATAATTTTCATGTTTGGAATGAGGTAACTCACAGTCATAGGCTATGAACCCCAAAGGGATAAGATATAGGCAGTTCCTGAAAGCCACGGCAGCCGTCCTCTGACCTGAAGCATCTGCAAGGGAGAACATCCTGTAcctgaaaaaaataaaaaatcttggAAACTGAAGTCAAGGGAGAAAGaccacgtgaaacacattaaCTCACCAATTTACATGCAAAAGGGGGTCACGTGCCTCACCCAATATCCATGAAAAAATCATCCTAATGAAATCTTCTGAAATTTAAACTACATACATTTCTTGATTCAGAAAAGGGAAACATTTTCCCTTTCCAGGATATATTATCAACAGCATTGGCCTACAGTGGAGATATTTAAGATCATTTCTCCAAGCCAAAGCTTAGGTTTCAACACAAGATTGTGAAAAAAGTGAAAGGCTGAAACAGAAAAGTTCAACCTTTCCTGCAGAGAGAAGAGAAGTTATTGAGCTAATCACAAACCAGTTCTGAAAATGCTTATTGCAAAAACATGCACATACCCTCCTGCAGCATAATCATCACGGCACAAGTATGCCAGGGCCATAAAATGAGGTATTTGCCAAAAGTAGAGAGCTGCTGGAAGAATTAATCCATTGAGGGAAATCTGACCAGAAGCTGCAACCCACCTATGAATTCAGAACAGAAAATAAGCCTGCACATTAGAAGTggttgaatttaaaataaaatttaaagcaaaacaacaaagcCTTGGTTAAaaatcttctttttatttcaaataaaatagcTAGATATATTCAAGCAAAAGTTTCTACGCTCTTCTATATCCTCTCAACATATACTACCATCAACAATCAGCATATCAAACAAGTCTTCTAATCACAATGATCAAATAACTGCATACAGCTGGAGTTCCATACTGGACATTTTAGTTACAAACCTTTTGTATGTGACATACACGTTTTAACAGGTACGGAAAAAGTTGACACAGTTAAATACTACCCAGCCtattaatatataaacaaataaaaatttctttgaggCAATCATCCGAAAACTTAGTAGAATTTAAAGACAGAATTACCCTAGAAGAGGAGGAATAGCACCAACAACAGCCCCAACCCATGTATTCACAGGGTGAATCTGCTTCAATGGAGTATACACAAATGCGTAAAGAATAAGATTGGAAGCTGCAAGCCCAGCTGCCAACATACTAGCCTGCAATAACCTTGTGGCAGCAACGACATTAGTCACTCAGCTGACAACATTTTAAGCAATTGCTGAAGATAAAAAGATTcagaatttgaaattaaagaaaCAACGAAAAGAAGTGTGAATTCATCTGGCCACCTTGCACGCCAACATAGCAGTGCCAGCAAATCCAAGTGAAGACGCCCAGGTGACTGCATGTGGTATTGTGATGCGCCCCGAAGGTAGAGGTCTTTGCCTCGTTCTCTTCATTTTGGCATCATTATTTATCTCAAACACCTAAGGACATGAAAACAATAGGTTAACTGAAATCTCGGTCAATCTAGACAATTCATGAAAAGTATCTTAAAATACAACCACCGGGAAAGATCATTTGCTTACAAAATCAACCAACTCAAGGGTgtgcgtgtgtgtgtgtgtacaCACACAGGTGCCAAGGGAATTTTTTTGGTAAAGTTACCCTGTCCAAAGGGATGAGAGGTGCCTTTTACTAACATGACCTCTATACCTAGGCATGTGCCTCAACAACAATGAATGTATGAAGACATCAAATTAATATTCATGCCATTCTGCCATTCATGACTTCtcaaaaagcaagaatccaGCTCAAGAGTTTGTTTCAATAAGTGTTGTCAGGGTGTGTGCTGAGGTACATTTAGGTGCTAAGGTGAGAAACACATCAATTAAAGTGCCTCTCAACCATTACACAAGGACCTTTGTTGAAGTGCAAGCCTTTGGCACCTAAAAAgtgcccttttttttttttttgtaatgcaAGAGTTGCAATAGAGGCACACGTCAAAAacgagaattttttttcttcaatctttttcttaCTTCTCCATGAGCGATACTTTAATTGACAAAGACAGAGATAATATTGTTCATATGTAACTTTTTTCCAAAGATAATGCTATTATCATGCttggaaaatataaaatagtcACTAGTAGATCTCTATTTCATAACAATACTATTCTATAAAGCGGGCTATGAACTGCTATTTCAATCTGATCAACCAAACCTTAATTCAGGTTTCTCAGTTCCAGAATTGTGCTTAACAAAGTGTTCAAGAGAGCAATCAAAGActgaaaagaaagagaaagccGACCTGATTCAACGAATTCGCAGATGCGGCAACCATCATGGTTCCAGCACAAGTCCAACAAAGCCCCGCCAAATCAACAGCGTTTCCACTCCCTAGCACATATCCAGTCCCGGAAGTCGCTACCACCAACATACTATAAAAACGAAcaaaaaaagtcaaatttttttttataacaaaTCAACATTTCAAAGATCTGCCCAAAAATTTGTATGAGATTTGACCTGAGACGAGCCTTGGAGAGCTCCCAGTAACATCGACCGTAGTGACAAGCGAGCTGGATGGCATCTCTAGCTTTGGAACTCAAAGGTCGAAACCCGAGGGATCTGTCAGCGAGAAACCCTAGCTTTATGACGGAGTCAGATGAAGGAGAAGGCGAAGGCGTCGCCGATGAGGAATAGAAGCGTCGATAAGAAGGAGAAAGTACGGGTTCAACGACGCCATTCGGacttaaaatggaaaaagcGGATGCGTAATGAAAGCAATAATGATTAATGGAAGAGGAAGAGGATAGAAGCTTCGAAGAGAAGCTTAAAGTGGCGGAGTTTCGCCACATGGAtgatttcaagaaattttcttCAGGGAAATTTTGGCAGAGATTTTGGATCTTTTACGAGTTCATCGTTATTATTCTTTAGGTCGACCGTCCAGACAGACGCTGCCGGTCGAAGTCGTGAAGATGATCCAACTCTTTAGAAAATGGCGTTGCCAGTAGCCACAAACCCAAGACCAGGCCCAATAAAGCAACAACatccaagaaaaaaaacccaTGAAAACAGATGTAAAtctaatattttgttttatatgaatttattaatcgaaaatatttttagttgtttaaataattatgtaaaaaatattttccatcaCCAcccattttcaacaaaaattcatCTTCAATAACCTTTTATCATGACATGACATGATAAAAATATCCACACTCGTCAATTATGCAcgatattcaaaatattttttatatttaatatattatatatagggataatattttataatttttatttatttgtttatttctcATTATACCGTTATATTGATTAGTTTGTTAAAGGAATAAATTATAGCTTGGAAATAAAGGAGAGATTTTCATgtatgaaaaatttattttttattttatataaaatttttaattaaatttaattattttttattatattaaatattgtAGTATTTTTGTAAAGATAATTATAGGTGATATGGTTCGTATAGAATGACTGAATAAACATAGTTCATGATACTTTGCTggaaaaaaatactaaataaagagataaaacaaagaaaaatagttgAATAATACTTTGTTGGGAAATAGTTGAATAATAATTGAACTCACAATTAATTGTTTCATCGAATCGTATAATCCCATTTCCCACTATAAATTACAAAATCTCAACTTTGGCTATTGATGTCTCAAACATGGCTGAAGTGCAGCTTGTCGGCTCATGGGCTAGTGTTTATGTCTTTAGAGTTATTTGGGGCCTGAAACTAAAGGGGGTGGCATACGAATACTTTGAAGAAGATCTCTCCAATAAGAGTCCTCTGCTTCTTCAGTCCAACCCAGTTCACAAGAAGATACCTGTTTTCATCCATGGTGGAAAACCCATTTGTGAGTCCATGATTATTCTTGAACATATTGAAGAGGCTTGGCCACATAATCCCTTGCTGCCAACCGATCCCTTTGACAAAGCCACTGCTCGATTTTGGATTAAATTTGCAGAAGACAAGGTATAGTTTAGATTCAGAATCTTCAGTTTATGGCAGTATTGGACTATGTCGCTACCCTTATTATGTACCCTTCATTCTGGCAGATTGCAGCAACAGTTTGGCCTCTTTATCGAACGGAAGGCGAAGAACAAGAGAAGGCAGTGAAAGAGAGCTTGGAAATGCTGCAAACTATCGAAGAACATGCCCTTGGGGTTGGGGATGAGAAGAAGTTCTTCGGAGGAGACAAGATTAATATGGTGGACATAGCCTTTGGTGGGATAGCTCATTGGCTGGGAATTATTGAAGATGTAGCAGGAATGAAGCTAGTCGAACCCCACAAGTTCCCTCGCCTGAGTCAGTGGATCGAAAACTTCAAACAAGTTCCTGTAATCAAAGAAAACCTCCCTGACCGTGACGCAACGTTTGCTTACTTGAAGCGTCGCCGGGAAATGCTGCTTGCATCCAAGTGACAGTA is drawn from Theobroma cacao cultivar B97-61/B2 chromosome 4, Criollo_cocoa_genome_V2, whole genome shotgun sequence and contains these coding sequences:
- the LOC18602835 gene encoding probable glutathione S-transferase, with translation MAEVQLVGSWASVYVFRVIWGLKLKGVAYEYFEEDLSNKSPLLLQSNPVHKKIPVFIHGGKPICESMIILEHIEEAWPHNPLLPTDPFDKATARFWIKFAEDKIAATVWPLYRTEGEEQEKAVKESLEMLQTIEEHALGVGDEKKFFGGDKINMVDIAFGGIAHWLGIIEDVAGMKLVEPHKFPRLSQWIENFKQVPVIKENLPDRDATFAYLKRRREMLLASK
- the LOC18602834 gene encoding protoheme IX farnesyltransferase, mitochondrial, producing MWRNSATLSFSSKLLSSSSSINHYCFHYASAFSILSPNGVVEPVLSPSYRRFYSSSATPSPSPSSDSVIKLGFLADRSLGFRPLSSKARDAIQLACHYGRCYWELSKARLSMLVVATSGTGYVLGSGNAVDLAGLCWTCAGTMMVAASANSLNQVFEINNDAKMKRTRQRPLPSGRITIPHAVTWASSLGFAGTAMLACKASMLAAGLAASNLILYAFVYTPLKQIHPVNTWVGAVVGAIPPLLGWVAASGQISLNGLILPAALYFWQIPHFMALAYLCRDDYAAGGYRMFSLADASGQRTAAVAFRNCLYLIPLGFIAYDWGVASGWFCVESSLITLAISAAAFSFYRDRTTQKARRMFYASLLYLPVFMSGLLFHRLSDEQRGLADNPDRYIELSSSLQDVSEDDQKKKTRHFTGGPQARPPVAYASIAPFPFLPVPGP